In one window of Brenneria goodwinii DNA:
- the pstC gene encoding phosphate ABC transporter permease PstC — protein sequence MAEYKPTIKAPGKHGDIIFGALVKLAALVTLLLLGGIIVSLIVASWPSIEKFGFSFLWTKNWDAPAEQFGALVPIYGTVVTSLIALIIAIPISFGIALFLTELAPGWLKRPLGVAIELLAAIPSIVYGMWGLFVFAPLFAKYFQQPVGNVLSGIPILGSLFSGPAFGIGILAAGVILAIMIIPYIAAVMRDVFEQTPVMMKESAYGIGCTTWEVIWRIVLPYTKNGVIGGIMLGLGRALGETMAVTFIIGNTYQLDSASLYMPGNSITSALANEFAEAESGLHTAALMELGLILFVITFIVLACSKLMIMRLTQNEGARS from the coding sequence ATGGCTGAGTACAAGCCAACGATCAAAGCCCCCGGAAAGCATGGCGACATCATTTTTGGTGCGCTGGTGAAATTGGCCGCGCTGGTGACGCTACTGTTATTAGGGGGCATTATTGTTTCCCTAATTGTGGCTTCCTGGCCCAGCATCGAAAAATTCGGTTTTTCCTTTCTGTGGACGAAAAACTGGGATGCTCCCGCCGAGCAGTTTGGCGCGCTGGTACCGATCTACGGCACCGTTGTTACCTCACTGATTGCTCTGATTATCGCGATACCCATCAGTTTTGGTATTGCGCTGTTTCTAACTGAACTGGCTCCGGGGTGGCTGAAACGCCCTTTGGGTGTAGCCATCGAACTGCTAGCCGCGATCCCCAGTATTGTTTACGGTATGTGGGGGTTGTTTGTTTTTGCGCCGTTATTCGCCAAATATTTTCAGCAGCCAGTAGGCAATGTGCTGTCCGGCATTCCAATTTTGGGATCGTTGTTCTCAGGCCCGGCATTTGGTATCGGCATTCTGGCCGCGGGGGTGATTCTGGCCATCATGATCATTCCTTATATTGCGGCGGTGATGCGCGATGTCTTTGAACAAACGCCGGTGATGATGAAAGAATCCGCTTATGGTATCGGCTGTACGACCTGGGAGGTTATCTGGCGTATCGTTCTGCCTTACACCAAAAATGGGGTGATTGGCGGCATTATGTTGGGATTAGGCCGTGCGTTGGGAGAAACCATGGCGGTAACCTTTATTATCGGGAATACCTACCAACTGGATAGCGCATCGCTGTATATGCCCGGCAACAGTATTACGTCGGCGTTGGCGAACGAATTCGCCGAGGCGGAATCCGGTCTGCACACCGCGGCGCTGATGGAACTGGGTCTGATCCTGTTTGTTATTACCTTTATTGTTCTGGCGTGCTCTAAGTTGATGATTATGCGACTGACTCAGAACGAGGGGGCTCGCTCATGA
- a CDS encoding ABC transporter permease, with amino-acid sequence MIIYILHRLLVALAVLFTVAVVSFSLLHLSGDLAAAIAGPEATAEVVERIRVQYGLDQPLTTQFMHWMWSALHLDFGRSFYFENTVMELVGQRMPVTLKLGAVSLLLALVVAIPLGVLAAVFRDTWIDRCSIFVSVIGQAMPNFWFALLLIVIFAVGLRWLPVAGNSSWQNFVLPAIALGYYAMPSLMRLTRSGMLDVLGSDYIRTARAKGLSSFKVIVKHGLRNAIIPVVALATVELGFMLGGSVVIESVFALQGLGQLAWDSISRNDFPVVQAIVLIISVFYIGLTFLADVLNAALDPRLRSS; translated from the coding sequence ATGATTATCTATATCTTACATCGGCTTCTGGTCGCGCTGGCGGTGCTGTTTACCGTGGCGGTAGTCAGTTTCTCTCTCTTGCATCTTTCCGGCGATTTAGCGGCGGCTATTGCCGGACCGGAGGCAACGGCCGAGGTTGTTGAACGTATCCGGGTGCAGTATGGGCTGGATCAGCCATTGACCACGCAGTTTATGCACTGGATGTGGTCGGCTTTGCATCTTGATTTCGGCCGCTCGTTCTATTTTGAGAACACGGTCATGGAGCTGGTCGGCCAGAGAATGCCCGTCACCCTGAAGCTGGGGGCGGTTTCCCTGCTGCTGGCGCTGGTGGTGGCTATTCCGCTTGGGGTGCTGGCGGCGGTATTTCGCGATACCTGGATCGACAGATGTTCCATTTTCGTTTCCGTAATCGGTCAGGCTATGCCGAATTTCTGGTTTGCCCTGTTGCTGATAGTCATCTTTGCCGTGGGCTTGAGGTGGTTGCCGGTGGCGGGGAACAGCAGTTGGCAGAACTTCGTATTACCGGCAATCGCGCTTGGCTACTACGCCATGCCGTCGCTGATGCGTCTGACGCGCTCCGGCATGCTGGACGTGCTGGGTTCGGACTATATCCGTACCGCGCGGGCCAAGGGGCTGAGTTCTTTCAAGGTGATCGTCAAGCATGGTCTGCGCAACGCCATCATTCCCGTGGTGGCGCTGGCGACGGTTGAACTGGGCTTTATGTTGGGGGGATCGGTGGTGATTGAGTCGGTATTTGCCTTGCAGGGATTGGGGCAACTGGCATGGGATTCCATCTCCCGCAACGATTTTCCTGTTGTGCAGGCCATTGTACTGATTATCTCGGTGTTTTATATCGGGCTGACATTCCTGGCTGATGTCCTTAATGCGGCTCTTGATCCGCGTCTGCGTAGCTCATAG
- a CDS encoding ABC transporter permease has translation MKTSSSLSSTLAAKPMMPESGLIPEPAPWRRWVRSILGHHSMTFGLIVLAVIVLAAIFAPLISPHDPYAQDVSQRLIPPVWHEKGSWEYILGTDKLGRDYLSRLLFGARVSLTIGLVSVLVAGFIGITLGVLAGYFGGRVDAVVSYILTVRLSMPIILVALATASLVGGSVKVVILLLGLLLWDRFLIVSRSVTRQLREAEFIAAAKTLGASSLFIMLREILPNLLGPLTVVATLEIAHAILLEATLSFLGLGVQPPMPSWGLMVAEGKAYMFFQPWVILIPGVVLAILVLGINLVGDGLRDVTALDGRN, from the coding sequence ATGAAAACGTCTTCATCACTCTCTTCCACGCTGGCGGCCAAACCGATGATGCCTGAATCGGGATTGATTCCGGAGCCGGCCCCCTGGCGGCGCTGGGTTCGCAGTATCCTCGGTCATCACAGTATGACGTTCGGCCTGATTGTTCTGGCGGTTATTGTGCTGGCGGCGATCTTCGCGCCATTAATCAGCCCGCACGATCCCTACGCGCAGGATGTGAGCCAGCGTCTGATCCCGCCGGTATGGCATGAGAAAGGCAGTTGGGAATACATCTTGGGAACGGACAAACTGGGGCGCGATTATCTGAGCCGGCTACTGTTCGGCGCCCGGGTGTCGTTAACCATCGGGCTGGTTTCCGTGCTGGTGGCCGGGTTTATCGGCATCACGCTGGGCGTGCTGGCGGGCTATTTCGGCGGCCGGGTGGATGCGGTGGTCAGCTATATTCTGACGGTTCGCTTATCCATGCCCATCATTCTGGTGGCGCTGGCGACGGCCTCGCTGGTGGGAGGCTCGGTAAAAGTGGTGATCCTGCTGCTGGGGTTGCTGCTGTGGGATCGCTTCCTGATTGTTTCCCGCTCGGTCACCCGGCAGCTGCGCGAAGCGGAGTTTATCGCCGCGGCCAAGACGCTGGGAGCCTCTTCGCTGTTCATTATGCTACGGGAAATTCTGCCCAATTTGCTTGGTCCGCTGACGGTGGTGGCGACGCTGGAAATTGCCCATGCCATTCTGCTGGAAGCCACGCTCTCTTTCCTCGGGCTGGGCGTACAGCCGCCGATGCCGTCATGGGGACTGATGGTGGCGGAAGGCAAGGCGTACATGTTCTTTCAACCCTGGGTCATCCTGATCCCGGGCGTGGTGCTGGCTATCCTCGTGCTGGGGATCAATCTGGTGGGAGACGGCCTGCGCGACGTTACCGCGCTGGACGGACGTAACTGA
- the pstB gene encoding phosphate ABC transporter ATP-binding protein PstB, whose translation MSMATETSTSKIQVRNLNFFYGKFHALKDITLDIATNQVTAFIGPSGCGKSTLLRTLNKMYQLYPEQRAEGEILLDGDNILSDRKDISLLRAKVGMVFQKPTPFPMSIYDNIAFGVRLFEKLSRADMDERVEWALTKAALWHETKDKLHQSGYSLSGGQQQRLCIARGIAIRPDVLLLDEPCSALDPISTGRIEELISELKNDYTVVIVTHNMQQAARCSDYTAFMYLGELIEFSDTDTLFTAPRQKQTEDYITGRYG comes from the coding sequence ATGAGTATGGCTACTGAGACATCCACCAGTAAGATCCAGGTTCGTAATCTGAATTTCTTTTATGGGAAATTCCATGCGTTGAAAGACATCACGCTGGATATCGCCACCAATCAGGTTACTGCTTTTATCGGTCCTTCGGGCTGCGGTAAATCGACGCTGCTGCGTACCCTGAACAAGATGTATCAGCTCTATCCGGAACAGCGAGCCGAGGGTGAGATTCTGCTTGATGGCGATAATATTCTGAGTGATAGAAAGGATATCTCACTGCTCAGGGCCAAGGTAGGAATGGTATTCCAGAAGCCGACGCCGTTTCCGATGTCCATTTACGACAACATTGCCTTCGGCGTGCGGTTGTTTGAGAAGCTGTCGCGGGCGGATATGGATGAACGGGTGGAATGGGCGTTAACCAAAGCCGCGCTATGGCACGAAACCAAAGATAAACTGCACCAGAGCGGTTACAGTTTGTCTGGTGGTCAGCAGCAGCGTCTATGCATTGCGCGAGGCATCGCCATTCGTCCGGATGTATTGCTGCTGGATGAGCCCTGCTCCGCCCTTGACCCAATCTCTACCGGCAGAATTGAAGAGCTGATTTCTGAACTGAAGAATGATTACACCGTGGTGATCGTCACCCACAATATGCAGCAGGCTGCACGTTGTTCGGACTACACTGCATTTATGTATCTGGGTGAACTGATCGAATTCAGCGATACTGACACGCTGTTTACTGCGCCACGGCAGAAACAGACTGAAGATTACATCACCGGCCGTTACGGTTGA
- a CDS encoding DUF3592 domain-containing protein — MKKVLVCFLVIGMMIFGGSGYFFIKDYNFKQNAVSAKGVIVDLDRSVNKSSSSSASSSYFPIIAFFAPDGKKITFRSDMGSSSYADSYGEVVDVLYDPDNPGNAKINPQSTFLFYFAPFMMAIMGLTFILAGCVPLYLIRRKQAMGETLKRTGTPITAKITEVRQNSMLKVNGAHPYRIVAQFTDSANQTKTFYSANIFYNPEHDINRDTVTVYVDRNNEKKYYMDISFLPAK, encoded by the coding sequence ATGAAGAAAGTACTCGTGTGTTTTTTAGTGATCGGTATGATGATTTTTGGCGGGAGCGGTTATTTTTTCATCAAAGATTACAATTTCAAGCAAAACGCCGTCAGCGCTAAAGGCGTGATCGTCGACCTCGATCGCAGCGTAAATAAGTCCTCATCTTCATCTGCGTCCTCATCTTATTTTCCTATCATCGCTTTTTTTGCCCCTGATGGAAAAAAAATCACCTTTCGTTCCGACATGGGCAGCAGCAGCTATGCCGACAGTTATGGTGAAGTGGTTGACGTACTGTACGATCCGGACAACCCGGGTAACGCCAAAATTAATCCCCAGTCGACTTTCCTGTTTTATTTCGCCCCCTTTATGATGGCTATCATGGGACTGACCTTTATCCTTGCCGGGTGCGTGCCGCTTTATCTGATCCGCAGAAAGCAAGCCATGGGCGAAACGCTCAAGCGCACCGGCACGCCAATCACCGCGAAAATAACCGAAGTACGGCAAAATAGCATGCTGAAAGTGAACGGCGCCCACCCATACCGGATCGTCGCCCAATTTACCGACAGCGCCAATCAAACGAAAACCTTTTACAGCGCTAATATCTTTTACAACCCGGAGCACGACATTAACCGCGATACCGTGACCGTTTACGTCGACAGAAACAACGAAAAAAAATACTACATGGATATTTCTTTTCTGCCTGCCAAGTAA
- a CDS encoding DUF4026 domain-containing protein, giving the protein MNNKQQYLDIAAGKGKVAPSTMVVFPSEALNYPLLEKNLEAQRFFTDGEVSYAEDEQDGFVYSCRHGDDALAFRIQILDRSEEDEVKPYYSTDPLSPERLAEVNASPQAVFVECVFKQHPLISYRYQLRILRLLVPDLLLGIDVSAADKAFTPEWLRFQLEDDVLPDVENLYTIHAIYDPHNNPPTAFWFHTHGLTRCGITEVELVIPHTLNSYYGIPELFRNFANNCIENQQVTFNKPILCGQTQAGYEYVVALPFEEGLRHVNKPISVVQLRPLEEMHYDLSDAPEGEFLGDRADRDDVHMTPSCMLFRATEENSALETFFKGFEEQNAIMFWRTNAETYEMSRKAKLRWHYFGRMFENYAVSAEPIKKGFFAKLLNKSAEPQQENEWRFLVKCGIPYGDPAEDEREHMWFIPESMNGDAFSGKLINHPFYIDKMKEGGVYPLDLGLITDWAIYYQDDKYTPDTIYKLLGGNGQTH; this is encoded by the coding sequence ATGAACAATAAACAACAGTATTTGGATATTGCCGCAGGAAAAGGTAAGGTCGCGCCCTCTACCATGGTTGTTTTTCCTTCTGAAGCGCTGAACTACCCATTGTTGGAAAAGAATTTAGAGGCGCAGCGTTTCTTCACCGACGGAGAGGTGAGCTACGCGGAAGATGAACAGGACGGCTTTGTTTACAGCTGTCGCCACGGCGACGATGCTCTGGCGTTTCGTATTCAAATTTTGGATCGCTCAGAGGAAGATGAGGTTAAGCCGTATTACTCAACCGATCCTCTCTCGCCCGAACGGCTTGCCGAAGTCAACGCTTCACCGCAGGCCGTGTTCGTGGAGTGCGTATTCAAACAGCATCCGTTGATCTCCTATCGTTATCAACTGAGGATACTGCGCCTGTTGGTGCCGGATTTATTACTTGGTATCGATGTTTCCGCCGCTGACAAAGCGTTTACGCCTGAATGGCTGCGCTTCCAACTGGAAGATGATGTGTTGCCGGATGTGGAGAATCTATACACGATCCACGCCATTTACGACCCGCACAACAACCCACCGACCGCCTTTTGGTTCCATACCCACGGGCTTACCCGTTGCGGCATAACTGAAGTGGAGCTGGTTATTCCGCATACGCTGAATTCCTATTACGGCATTCCCGAATTGTTCAGAAACTTCGCTAATAACTGTATTGAAAACCAGCAGGTTACGTTTAACAAACCGATTTTGTGTGGGCAAACGCAAGCTGGATACGAATATGTGGTGGCATTGCCTTTTGAAGAAGGCCTGCGCCACGTCAATAAACCAATCTCCGTCGTTCAGCTTAGACCGCTTGAAGAGATGCATTACGACCTGTCCGATGCGCCTGAAGGCGAATTTCTTGGCGATCGGGCCGATCGTGATGACGTTCACATGACGCCATCCTGTATGCTGTTCCGCGCAACGGAAGAAAATTCGGCGCTGGAGACGTTTTTTAAGGGATTTGAAGAGCAGAATGCCATCATGTTCTGGCGAACCAACGCCGAGACGTATGAAATGTCGCGCAAGGCTAAGCTGCGTTGGCATTACTTTGGCCGGATGTTCGAAAACTATGCCGTGTCCGCGGAACCGATTAAAAAAGGCTTTTTTGCAAAACTGCTCAATAAATCAGCCGAACCGCAGCAGGAAAACGAATGGCGCTTTCTGGTCAAATGCGGGATTCCCTACGGCGACCCCGCAGAGGACGAGCGTGAGCATATGTGGTTTATACCTGAGTCGATGAACGGCGACGCCTTTAGCGGAAAATTAATAAATCATCCTTTCTATATCGATAAGATGAAAGAGGGGGGCGTTTACCCGCTCGATTTGGGGTTAATTACCGACTGGGCGATTTATTACCAGGATGATAAATATACGCCGGATACCATCTATAAACTATTAGGCGGAAATGGTCAGACCCATTAA
- a CDS encoding ABC transporter substrate-binding protein, whose amino-acid sequence MTRSLARRIQQYALSALLIGCASYSYAGKQNDTLVYASDNEVENISPYHNNMREGVIISNLVWDRLVYRDPKTGEYEPLLATSWEWDSPEILVLHLRKGVKFHNGDDFTADDVVYTFNDIAGAADSVVPQSVDWIKTAEKVDDYTVRLLLKKPFPAALEYLSGPTPIFPAKYYQQVKLAGFSRAPIGTGPYKITSVTPAQGISMEKNPDYFKDSPIGQPKIGKLQFVVIRDPETRLAQLMTGQVDWIWRVPADQMTSLESMPNISVKSGETMRIGFLALNTNASGPGGEPFKDLRVRQAVNYAINRQGMVDNLVRGGSQPVYSACFYTQAACNTSKVIKYEYDPEKAKQLLAEAGYPNGFDTDIWAYRERDYAEAIIGDLRKVGIRARLHYVQYPVLAADLISGKAPMAVRTWGSFSINDASAFVTPYFGGKGDDIWKDAEVTSQLTKADETIDTKQRSAMYADLLGRISSQAYLAPLFSYSTNYAFTSDLNFDSWPDELPRFAMASWK is encoded by the coding sequence ATGACTCGTTCCCTGGCAAGACGGATACAACAATATGCTTTATCTGCATTACTGATTGGGTGCGCATCTTATAGTTATGCGGGCAAACAGAATGATACTTTGGTTTATGCCTCGGATAACGAGGTAGAAAATATTAGTCCTTATCATAATAACATGCGCGAAGGCGTAATTATTTCCAACCTGGTCTGGGACAGGCTTGTCTATCGCGATCCCAAAACCGGTGAATATGAACCTCTGTTGGCTACGTCATGGGAGTGGGATTCGCCGGAAATACTGGTTTTGCATTTGCGTAAAGGCGTCAAGTTTCATAACGGCGATGATTTTACCGCCGATGATGTGGTTTACACCTTCAATGATATCGCCGGCGCAGCGGATTCAGTGGTTCCACAGAGCGTTGACTGGATTAAGACAGCTGAAAAAGTTGATGACTACACGGTAAGACTGCTGCTGAAAAAGCCTTTCCCGGCGGCGCTGGAATATTTATCCGGCCCGACGCCGATCTTTCCTGCCAAATACTATCAGCAAGTTAAGCTGGCCGGCTTCAGTAGAGCGCCGATCGGCACCGGCCCTTATAAGATCACCAGCGTGACCCCGGCGCAGGGCATCTCTATGGAGAAAAATCCCGATTACTTTAAAGACAGCCCGATCGGTCAGCCGAAAATCGGCAAATTGCAGTTTGTGGTGATCCGCGATCCGGAAACCCGTCTGGCGCAATTGATGACCGGTCAGGTTGACTGGATCTGGCGGGTTCCCGCCGATCAGATGACTTCGCTGGAAAGCATGCCGAACATCTCAGTAAAAAGCGGCGAAACCATGAGAATCGGCTTCCTGGCGCTGAACACCAATGCTTCCGGACCGGGTGGCGAGCCGTTTAAGGATCTGCGCGTCCGTCAGGCGGTGAACTACGCCATTAACCGTCAGGGAATGGTTGATAATCTGGTGCGCGGCGGCAGCCAGCCGGTCTATTCCGCCTGTTTCTATACTCAGGCGGCCTGCAACACCAGCAAAGTGATTAAGTATGAGTACGACCCGGAAAAAGCCAAGCAGCTGCTGGCGGAAGCGGGTTATCCCAATGGTTTCGATACCGATATCTGGGCCTATCGTGAGCGCGATTATGCCGAAGCGATTATCGGCGATTTGCGTAAAGTGGGGATTCGCGCGCGCTTGCACTATGTGCAGTATCCGGTGCTGGCCGCCGATCTGATTTCCGGTAAAGCGCCGATGGCGGTTCGTACCTGGGGATCTTTTTCCATTAACGATGCTTCCGCCTTCGTTACGCCTTATTTCGGCGGCAAGGGTGATGACATATGGAAAGACGCGGAAGTCACCAGCCAGCTGACCAAAGCGGATGAAACCATTGATACCAAACAACGTAGCGCCATGTATGCGGATTTGCTGGGGCGAATTTCTTCCCAGGCTTATCTGGCGCCGCTGTTTTCCTATTCAACCAATTACGCCTTTACCTCCGATTTGAACTTTGACAGTTGGCCGGATGAATTGCCACGTTTCGCCATGGCGAGCTGGAAGTAA
- the phoU gene encoding phosphate signaling complex protein PhoU, protein MDNLNLNKHISGQFNAELENIRTQVLTMGGLVEQQLTDAITAMHNQDAELAQRVVEADAKVNMMEVTIDEACVRIIAKRQPTASDLRLVMAIIKTISELERIGDVADKICRTALEKFSHQHQPLLVSLESLGRHTVQMLHDVLDAFARMDLDEAVRIYREDKKVDKEYEGIVRQLMTYMMEDSRTIPSVLTALFCARSIERIGDRCQNICEFIFYFVKGQDFRHLGGDALEKLLVEKDNKEEE, encoded by the coding sequence ATGGATAATTTGAATCTGAATAAACACATTTCCGGGCAGTTTAATGCCGAGTTGGAAAACATCCGTACCCAGGTGCTAACCATGGGTGGGCTGGTGGAGCAGCAGCTAACCGACGCCATCACCGCGATGCACAATCAGGATGCTGAATTGGCGCAGCGCGTGGTTGAAGCGGACGCCAAGGTCAACATGATGGAAGTGACCATTGATGAAGCCTGCGTGCGCATCATCGCTAAACGCCAGCCGACCGCCAGCGATTTGCGTCTGGTGATGGCGATCATCAAAACGATTTCCGAACTGGAACGTATCGGCGATGTGGCGGATAAAATCTGCCGCACCGCGCTGGAGAAATTCTCCCATCAGCATCAGCCGTTACTGGTCAGCCTGGAATCGTTGGGGCGTCATACGGTGCAAATGCTGCATGATGTGCTGGATGCGTTTGCCCGCATGGATCTGGATGAAGCCGTGCGTATCTATCGCGAAGATAAAAAGGTGGATAAAGAGTACGAAGGCATTGTACGTCAGTTGATGACGTACATGATGGAAGACTCCCGCACGATTCCAAGCGTGCTGACGGCGCTGTTCTGCGCTCGTTCCATCGAGCGTATTGGCGACCGCTGCCAGAATATCTGCGAATTTATTTTCTATTTCGTCAAAGGGCAGGATTTTCGCCACCTGGGCGGCGATGCGCTGGAAAAACTGCTGGTCGAGAAAGATAATAAAGAAGAGGAATAA
- the pstA gene encoding phosphate ABC transporter permease PstA: protein MTTLGVEQEAQLLRSRQKMQAWRRQKNRIALCLSMITMAFGLFWLIWILFSTVSKGFDGMSLALFTEMTPPPNSEGGGLANAIVGSGLLILWATIFGTPLGIMAGIYLAEYGRKSFIAEVIRFINDILLSAPSIVVGLFVYTLVVAKMEHFSGWAGVIALALLQVPIVIRTTENMLKLVPDSLREAAYALGTPKWKMISAITLKASISGIMTGILLAIARIAGETAPLLFTSLSNQFWSTDLMHPIANLPVTIFKFAMSPFVEWQQLAWAGVLLITLCVLLLNILARVIFSAKKH from the coding sequence ATGACGACATTAGGCGTGGAACAAGAAGCGCAACTGTTGCGCTCACGGCAAAAAATGCAGGCCTGGCGGCGTCAGAAAAACCGTATCGCCCTGTGTTTATCCATGATTACCATGGCTTTCGGCCTTTTCTGGCTGATTTGGATCCTGTTTTCAACCGTTAGCAAAGGGTTTGACGGGATGTCGCTGGCGTTATTTACCGAAATGACGCCGCCGCCAAACAGCGAAGGCGGCGGGTTGGCAAACGCCATTGTCGGCAGCGGTCTGTTAATCCTGTGGGCGACCATTTTCGGCACGCCGCTTGGCATCATGGCCGGTATCTATCTGGCCGAGTACGGCCGGAAATCGTTTATTGCCGAAGTTATCCGCTTTATTAACGATATCCTGCTGTCGGCGCCATCAATCGTGGTCGGGCTTTTCGTCTATACCCTGGTGGTGGCGAAAATGGAGCATTTCTCCGGTTGGGCCGGGGTGATTGCGCTGGCTCTGCTGCAGGTGCCTATCGTTATCCGCACTACGGAAAATATGCTCAAGCTGGTGCCGGATAGCCTGCGTGAAGCGGCGTACGCGTTAGGCACGCCGAAATGGAAGATGATTTCCGCCATCACATTGAAAGCGTCTATTTCCGGCATTATGACGGGGATTTTACTGGCGATAGCGCGTATCGCCGGGGAAACCGCGCCGTTGCTGTTTACGTCGCTGTCCAATCAGTTCTGGAGCACGGATCTTATGCATCCGATTGCTAACCTGCCAGTGACCATATTCAAGTTTGCCATGAGTCCGTTTGTTGAGTGGCAGCAATTGGCCTGGGCCGGGGTGTTGCTGATTACCCTGTGTGTCCTGCTGCTGAATATTCTGGCGCGCGTTATTTTTTCCGCCAAGAAACACTAA
- the pstS gene encoding phosphate ABC transporter substrate-binding protein PstS → MKLMRTTIASIVAATFSLTAVSAFAATNLTGAGATFPAPVYAKWADSYQKETGNKVNYQGIGSSGGVKQILAKTVDFGATDAPLTDAKLAEDGLFQFPTVIGGVVLAVNIPGIKSGDLTLDGKTLGDIYLGKIKKWNDPAITKLNPNAKLPDQDIAVVRRADGSGTSFVFTSYLAKVNPEWKEKIGSGSTVNWPTGLGGKGNDGIAAFVQRLPGSIGYVEYAYAKQNNLAYTKLLSADGKVVSPTGTTFSNAAKGADWSKSFAQDLTNQKGDDAWPITSTTFILVQKTQPKAEQGTEVLKFFDWAYEKGGSEATALDYAILPTEVVEQIRAAWKTNVKDSSGKALY, encoded by the coding sequence ATGAAACTTATGCGTACCACTATTGCCAGTATTGTTGCGGCAACGTTTTCTCTGACGGCGGTTTCCGCTTTTGCCGCTACTAACCTTACTGGCGCTGGTGCGACATTCCCCGCACCGGTCTATGCCAAATGGGCTGACTCCTATCAGAAAGAAACCGGTAATAAAGTTAACTATCAAGGTATCGGATCTTCAGGTGGTGTAAAACAGATTCTTGCTAAAACCGTTGATTTCGGTGCGACCGATGCGCCGCTGACTGACGCCAAGCTGGCGGAAGATGGCTTGTTCCAGTTCCCGACCGTTATCGGCGGTGTGGTGCTGGCGGTGAATATTCCTGGCATCAAATCCGGCGATCTAACGCTGGACGGTAAAACCCTGGGTGATATCTACCTGGGTAAAATCAAAAAATGGAACGACCCAGCCATTACCAAACTGAATCCTAATGCTAAGCTGCCGGATCAGGATATTGCCGTAGTGCGTCGTGCCGATGGTTCCGGTACTTCTTTTGTGTTCACCAGCTATCTGGCGAAAGTAAACCCGGAATGGAAGGAAAAAATCGGTTCCGGCTCTACGGTTAACTGGCCGACCGGTCTGGGCGGTAAAGGTAACGATGGCATCGCCGCATTCGTTCAGCGTCTTCCCGGTTCCATTGGCTACGTTGAGTATGCTTACGCGAAGCAGAATAACCTGGCTTACACCAAACTGCTTTCCGCAGACGGTAAAGTCGTCAGCCCGACAGGAACGACTTTCAGTAATGCGGCCAAGGGCGCAGACTGGAGCAAATCTTTCGCTCAAGATCTGACGAACCAGAAAGGCGATGATGCATGGCCTATCACCTCAACGACTTTCATCCTGGTGCAAAAAACACAGCCGAAAGCTGAGCAAGGTACGGAAGTGCTGAAATTCTTTGACTGGGCTTATGAGAAGGGCGGTTCTGAGGCTACAGCGCTGGATTATGCTATTCTGCCGACCGAAGTGGTTGAACAGATTCGCGCCGCTTGGAAAACCAATGTGAAGGATAGCAGTGGTAAGGCATTGTATTAA